A genomic region of Canis aureus isolate CA01 chromosome 16, VMU_Caureus_v.1.0, whole genome shotgun sequence contains the following coding sequences:
- the IFT20 gene encoding intraflagellar transport protein 20 homolog codes for MAKDILGEAGLHFDELNKLRVLDPEVTQQTIELKEECKDFVDKIGQFQKIVGGLIELVDQLAKEAENEKMKAIGARNLLKSIAKQREAQQQQLQALIAEKKMQLERYRVEYEALCKVEAEQNEFIDQFIFQK; via the exons ATGGCCAAGGACATCCTGGGTGAAGCAGGGCTGCACTTTGATGAACTGAACAAGCTGCGCGTGTTGGACCCTGAGGTCACCCAGCAGACCATAGAGCTCAAGGAGGAGTGCAAGGACTTTGTGGACA AAATTGGCCAGTTTCAGAAAATAGTTGGTGGTTTAATTGAGCTTGTTGACCAACTtgcaaaagaagcagaaaatgaaaagatgaag GCCATTGGTGCTCGGAACTTGCTCAAATCTATAGCAAAACAAAGAGAAGCCCAACAGCAGCAACTCCAAGCACTAatagcagaaaagaaaatgcagcttGAAAG gtaTCGGGTTGAATATGAAGCTTTGTGTAAAGTAGAAGCAGAACAAAATGAATTTATTGaccaatttatttttcagaaatga
- the TMEM97 gene encoding sigma intracellular receptor 2 has protein sequence MMGSPGARRGLEWLLGLYFLSHIPITLLMDLQVVLPRELYSVELTNLLKWYTTEFKDPLLQAPPTWFKSFLFCELVFQLPFFPMATYAFLRGGCRWIRTPAIIYSVHTMTTLIPILSTLLFEDFSKASGFKGQGPKTFRERLTLVSVYAPYLLIPLMLLLFMLRSPYYKYEEKRKKK, from the exons ATGATGGGGTCTCCGGGCGCCCGGCGCGGCCTGGAGTGGCTGCTGGGCCTCTACTTCCTCTCCCACATCCCCATCACGCTGCTCATGGACCTGCAGGTGGTGCTGCCGCGCGAACTCTACTCAGTCGAG TTGACAAACCTGCTGAAGTGGTACACTACGGAGTTCAAAGACCCTCTGCTGCAGGCTCCTCCGACGTGGTTTAAGTCCTTCCTGTTTTGCGAGCTTGTGTTCCAGCTGCCTTTCTTTCCCATGGCAACATATGCCTTCTTAAGAG GAGGCTGCAGGTGGATCCGCACCCCTGCAATCATTTACTCCGTTCACACCATGACCACTCTAATTCCAATTCTCTCCACGCTTCTATTTGAGGATTTCTCCAAAGCCAGTGGCTTCAAAGGACAAGGACCTAAGACTTTCCGTGAACGACTAACCCTCGTATCTGTCTATGCCCCCTACCTTCTCATCCCTCTTATGCTTCTGCTTTTCATGTTGCGGAGCCCCTACTACAAGtatgaggagaaaagaaagaaaaaatga